In a single window of the Ancylobacter polymorphus genome:
- a CDS encoding N-acetylmuramoyl-L-alanine amidase, producing the protein MAWPRGMRTIWLAVALTLLSAWFSTSHAAGASEPVVASDARLAGDDQRTRLVIDLSRSVPLGAFTLADPYRVVIDIPDVIFALPASAGQEGRGLVSAYRFGLFAPGKARIVLDATAPVKVDKAFVLDPMDDQPARLVIDLVKTDRASFLQAAAAPQRATDQPDMPQAEAAVAGDTRPVIVLDPGHGGIDAGAVNAKFGVNEKQLVLVIARQLQRRLDDTGRYRVLMTRTKDTYVSLGQRVRFARENGARLFISLHADSLGSKDGDVRGATIYTISDRASDAESQRLADSENKADLIAGIDLSEEPADVAGILFDLAQRETRNFSSLFARSLAGSVSGVARMHKSPLKSAGFKVLKAPDVPSVLFELGYLSSAKDLELMTSAAWQASVTEAMVVAIDAYFAAQGPVEGSPVALPVSAGRTGGDPLAATVP; encoded by the coding sequence ATGGCGTGGCCAAGGGGTATGCGGACGATCTGGCTGGCGGTGGCGCTCACGCTGCTGTCGGCGTGGTTCTCCACGTCCCATGCCGCCGGTGCCAGCGAGCCGGTGGTGGCGAGTGATGCGCGCCTCGCTGGCGACGACCAGCGCACAAGGCTGGTGATCGACCTCTCGCGCTCGGTGCCGCTCGGCGCCTTCACCCTCGCCGATCCCTATCGCGTCGTCATCGACATTCCCGATGTCATCTTCGCCCTGCCAGCCTCGGCAGGGCAGGAGGGGCGGGGCCTCGTCTCGGCCTATCGCTTCGGCCTGTTCGCGCCGGGCAAGGCGCGCATCGTGCTCGACGCGACGGCACCGGTGAAGGTCGACAAGGCCTTCGTGCTCGATCCCATGGACGACCAGCCGGCACGGCTCGTGATCGATCTCGTCAAGACCGACCGCGCCAGCTTCTTGCAGGCGGCGGCCGCCCCCCAGCGCGCTACGGACCAGCCGGACATGCCGCAGGCCGAGGCCGCCGTTGCCGGCGATACGCGTCCGGTCATCGTGCTCGACCCCGGCCATGGCGGCATTGACGCTGGCGCGGTGAACGCCAAGTTCGGCGTCAATGAGAAGCAACTGGTCCTTGTCATCGCCCGCCAGCTGCAGCGGCGGCTTGACGACACCGGCCGCTACCGCGTGCTGATGACCCGCACCAAGGACACCTATGTCTCGCTCGGCCAGCGCGTGCGCTTCGCCCGGGAAAACGGCGCCCGGCTGTTCATCTCGCTGCACGCCGATTCGCTCGGCTCGAAGGACGGCGATGTGCGAGGGGCGACGATCTACACCATCTCCGACCGCGCCTCCGATGCCGAATCGCAGCGCCTCGCGGATTCGGAAAACAAGGCCGATCTCATCGCGGGAATTGACCTTTCCGAGGAGCCGGCGGATGTCGCCGGCATCCTGTTCGACCTCGCCCAGCGTGAAACGCGCAACTTTTCCTCGCTTTTTGCCCGCAGCCTGGCGGGGAGCGTCAGCGGCGTGGCGCGGATGCATAAATCGCCGTTGAAATCGGCTGGCTTCAAGGTGTTGAAGGCGCCGGACGTGCCCTCCGTTCTGTTCGAACTCGGCTATCTCTCCAGCGCCAAGGACCTCGAACTCATGACATCGGCCGCGTGGCAGGCTAGTGTCACCGAGGCTATGGTCGTGGCGATCGATGCCTATTTCGCCGCTCAGGGACCCGTCGAGGGTTCCCCCGTGGCTCTGCCGGTCAGCGCGGGCCGGACAGGCGGCGACCCCCTGGCCGCGACCGTGCCTTGA
- a CDS encoding pyridoxal phosphate-dependent aminotransferase, translated as MDTSFPSDRLAAAARLAGASRRSEIAPFIVMDVMERAARIEAEGGHVIHMEVGQPAAPAPSTAREAARRALDHGRIGYTTALGIPSLRARIARHYGETYGLDLDPGRVVVTTGSSSGFLLTFLAQFEPGDRVAIANPGYPPYRHILTALGCEPVLIETDAASRWVITPEALLDAHRRAPLKGVLVASPANPTGTMMRPEALAELIRTAEEAGIRFISDEIYHGLDYAFPASTAAAVSPEATIIHSFSKYFCMTGWRVGWMVMPTGLVRAVERLQQNLMISVPTLSQIAAEAAFDGAGEMEAVKHGYEENRLILTQGLPAAGLPEFLPVDGAFYLYADVARFTDDSAAFARRLLDEAHVAATPGVDFDPHRGHHYLRLSYAGAPGEMREAVRRIGDFLRKG; from the coding sequence ATGGATACATCGTTCCCGTCAGATCGCCTCGCAGCCGCCGCGCGGCTTGCCGGCGCCTCTCGCCGCAGCGAGATCGCCCCCTTCATCGTCATGGACGTGATGGAGCGGGCCGCGCGCATCGAGGCGGAGGGCGGCCATGTCATCCATATGGAGGTCGGCCAGCCGGCGGCGCCGGCCCCCTCCACCGCGCGCGAGGCGGCGCGGCGCGCCCTCGACCATGGCCGCATCGGCTACACCACCGCGCTCGGCATCCCCTCGCTGCGCGCCCGCATCGCCCGGCATTATGGCGAGACCTACGGGCTCGACCTCGATCCCGGACGTGTGGTGGTGACGACCGGCTCCTCCTCCGGCTTCCTGCTCACCTTCCTCGCCCAGTTCGAGCCCGGCGACCGGGTGGCGATCGCCAATCCCGGCTACCCTCCCTACCGCCACATCCTCACCGCCCTCGGCTGCGAACCGGTGCTGATCGAGACCGACGCCGCCTCGCGCTGGGTCATCACCCCCGAGGCGCTGCTCGACGCCCACCGCCGCGCCCCGCTCAAGGGCGTGCTGGTGGCGAGCCCGGCCAACCCCACCGGCACGATGATGCGCCCTGAAGCGCTGGCGGAGCTGATCCGCACGGCGGAAGAGGCGGGCATCCGCTTCATCTCCGACGAGATCTATCACGGGCTCGACTACGCCTTCCCCGCCTCGACGGCGGCGGCGGTGAGCCCGGAGGCCACCATCATCCATTCCTTCTCGAAATATTTCTGCATGACCGGCTGGCGGGTCGGCTGGATGGTGATGCCCACGGGGCTCGTGCGCGCCGTGGAGCGGCTGCAGCAGAACCTGATGATCTCGGTGCCCACCCTCTCGCAGATCGCCGCCGAGGCGGCCTTTGACGGCGCGGGCGAGATGGAGGCGGTCAAGCACGGCTATGAGGAGAACCGGCTGATCCTGACGCAGGGCCTGCCCGCCGCCGGCCTGCCGGAATTCCTGCCCGTCGACGGCGCGTTCTATCTCTATGCCGATGTGGCGCGCTTCACCGACGATTCCGCCGCCTTCGCCCGGCGGCTCCTCGACGAGGCGCATGTTGCGGCGACGCCAGGGGTCGATTTCGACCCGCATCGCGGTCACCATTATCTGCGCCTCTCCTATGCCGGCGCGCCGGGCGAGATGCGCGAGGCGGTGCGGCGGATCGGCGATTTCCTGCGCAAGGGATGA
- a CDS encoding Rne/Rng family ribonuclease: MANKMLIDATHPEETRVVVVRGNRVEEFDFEAANRKPLRGNIYLAKVTRVEPSLQAAFVEYGGNRHGFLAFSEIHPDYYQIPVADRQALLAEEERQQRRDAEAENEDKPKGRPRRPRGAAKSAEGDESVSEEATTETAGETEGDAAPARRSRRRRSSDEEGGGEGGEVEEIADEEEIVDEVGSDDAMEEMPERAPPRGRARTYKIQEVIKRRQVMLVQVVKEERGNKGAALTTYLSLAGRYSVLMPNTARGGGISRKITSAEDRKRLKEVASDLEVPEGMGVILRTAGANRTKPEIKRDFEYLLRLWENVRELTLGSTAPSLVYEEGSLIKRSIRDLYNKDIDEVLVAGEDGYREAKDFMRMLMPSHAKNVKIYKDLQPVFTRFGVESQLDAMFLPQVQLKSGGYLVINPTEALVSIDVNSGRSTREHNIEDTALKTNLEAAEEVARQLRLRDLAGLVVIDFIDMDEKRNNRAVERKLKDCLKNDRARIQLGRISHFGLMEMSRQRIRTGVLESSTEVCPHCGGTGHVRSSASVALQMLRGAEDILQRSNTHNLIIRTRAENALYVLNHKRAHLHELEERFGVLITIAADPSLTGLTPFAIDKGDAVPNPIPLPRPPELVFEPEDEIVGEESEDEIETEAPVEAAAEPEAGESRDAAPTASGDTSGEGGRRRRRRRRRRRGGGGNGENGERHAEGETGSDMSGVEFEDEGEDGEGDEPAETTVVADEVTAETVAQVPATDVPATDAPAEALPADAAITPAEAQDIAAAEPAPEVVTEAAAAAAPVEDEKPRRGRRGGGRRTKAAAAEASTEAVPATEAPVAEAPAAEAPTAEAAEAAEAKPKPRRRRSTVREKAPVAVEGDTVSESVSAAPVEAAAPEAPVAESAPEPAVAAEPAPVEAPPAEEAPAPAAPAPEPDRPRRTGWWQRKIFGE; the protein is encoded by the coding sequence ATGGCCAACAAGATGCTCATCGACGCCACCCATCCCGAGGAGACTCGGGTGGTGGTGGTGCGCGGCAACCGAGTCGAGGAATTCGACTTCGAAGCCGCCAATCGCAAGCCGCTGCGCGGCAACATCTACCTCGCCAAGGTCACGCGGGTAGAACCTTCCCTCCAGGCCGCCTTCGTCGAATATGGCGGCAACCGGCATGGATTCCTCGCCTTCAGCGAGATCCATCCCGATTATTACCAGATCCCGGTCGCCGACCGGCAGGCCCTGCTGGCTGAGGAAGAGCGCCAGCAGCGGCGCGACGCCGAAGCCGAGAACGAGGACAAGCCCAAGGGCCGTCCCCGCCGGCCGCGCGGCGCCGCCAAGTCCGCCGAGGGCGACGAGAGCGTTTCCGAGGAAGCCACGACCGAAACCGCCGGCGAGACCGAGGGCGACGCCGCCCCGGCGCGGCGTTCGCGCCGTCGCCGCTCGTCCGATGAAGAAGGCGGTGGCGAGGGCGGCGAGGTCGAGGAGATCGCCGACGAGGAAGAGATCGTCGACGAGGTCGGCTCCGACGACGCCATGGAAGAAATGCCGGAGCGCGCCCCGCCGCGCGGCCGGGCCCGCACCTACAAGATCCAGGAAGTGATCAAGCGCCGGCAGGTGATGCTGGTGCAGGTGGTCAAGGAAGAGCGCGGCAACAAGGGCGCGGCGCTCACCACCTATCTCTCGCTCGCCGGCCGCTATTCGGTGCTGATGCCCAACACGGCGCGCGGCGGCGGCATCTCCCGCAAGATCACCTCGGCCGAGGACCGCAAGCGGCTCAAGGAGGTCGCCTCCGACCTCGAAGTGCCGGAGGGCATGGGCGTCATCCTGCGTACCGCCGGCGCCAACCGCACCAAGCCGGAGATCAAGCGCGACTTCGAATATCTCCTGCGCCTGTGGGAGAATGTGCGCGAGCTTACTCTGGGCTCCACCGCACCGTCGCTGGTCTATGAGGAAGGCTCGCTGATCAAGCGCTCCATCCGCGATCTCTACAACAAGGACATCGACGAGGTTCTCGTCGCCGGCGAGGACGGCTACCGCGAGGCCAAAGACTTCATGCGCATGCTCATGCCGAGCCATGCGAAGAACGTGAAGATCTACAAGGATCTGCAACCGGTGTTCACCCGCTTTGGGGTGGAGAGCCAGCTCGACGCGATGTTCCTGCCGCAGGTGCAGCTGAAGTCTGGCGGCTATCTCGTCATCAACCCGACCGAAGCGCTGGTCTCCATCGACGTGAACTCCGGGCGCTCGACCCGTGAGCACAATATCGAGGACACGGCGCTGAAGACCAATCTGGAGGCCGCCGAGGAGGTGGCCCGCCAGCTGCGCCTGCGCGACCTTGCCGGCCTTGTCGTGATCGACTTCATCGACATGGACGAGAAGCGCAACAACCGGGCGGTGGAGCGCAAGCTCAAGGACTGCCTGAAGAACGACCGCGCCCGCATCCAGCTCGGCCGCATCTCGCATTTCGGCCTGATGGAGATGAGCCGCCAGCGCATCCGCACCGGCGTGCTCGAATCCTCCACCGAGGTGTGCCCGCATTGCGGCGGCACCGGCCATGTGCGCTCGTCCGCGTCGGTCGCGCTGCAGATGCTGCGCGGCGCCGAGGACATTCTCCAGCGCTCCAACACGCATAACCTGATCATCCGCACCCGCGCGGAAAACGCGCTCTATGTGCTCAACCACAAGCGCGCGCATCTGCACGAGCTGGAAGAGCGCTTCGGCGTGCTGATCACCATCGCGGCCGACCCGTCGCTGACCGGGCTCACCCCCTTCGCCATCGACAAGGGCGACGCGGTGCCGAACCCGATCCCGCTGCCGCGTCCGCCCGAGCTGGTGTTCGAGCCGGAGGACGAGATCGTCGGCGAGGAGAGCGAGGACGAGATCGAGACCGAGGCGCCGGTTGAAGCCGCCGCCGAGCCCGAGGCCGGCGAGAGCCGCGACGCGGCACCCACGGCCTCCGGCGACACGTCCGGCGAAGGCGGGCGCCGTCGGCGCCGTCGGCGCCGGCGTCGGCGCGGCGGTGGCGGCAATGGCGAGAATGGCGAGCGCCATGCCGAGGGCGAGACCGGTTCGGACATGTCCGGCGTCGAGTTCGAGGATGAAGGCGAGGACGGCGAGGGCGATGAGCCCGCCGAGACCACCGTGGTCGCGGACGAGGTGACGGCCGAGACTGTCGCCCAGGTCCCGGCAACCGACGTGCCGGCGACCGACGCGCCGGCCGAGGCTCTGCCCGCGGACGCGGCGATCACGCCGGCCGAGGCGCAGGACATTGCTGCGGCGGAACCGGCCCCTGAAGTCGTGACCGAGGCCGCTGCGGCCGCCGCGCCCGTCGAGGACGAGAAGCCGCGTCGCGGCCGTCGCGGCGGCGGACGCCGTACCAAGGCGGCGGCAGCCGAGGCCAGCACGGAGGCCGTGCCGGCCACCGAAGCTCCTGTCGCAGAAGCCCCTGCAGCGGAAGCGCCGACGGCCGAGGCGGCGGAAGCTGCCGAGGCGAAGCCCAAGCCCCGCCGCCGCCGTTCGACGGTGCGCGAGAAGGCGCCGGTCGCGGTGGAAGGCGATACGGTGAGCGAAAGCGTGAGCGCGGCGCCCGTGGAAGCGGCGGCGCCGGAAGCCCCGGTCGCGGAAAGCGCGCCGGAACCGGCCGTTGCCGCCGAGCCGGCGCCGGTGGAGGCGCCGCCGGCTGAGGAGGCACCCGCTCCTGCTGCTCCGGCCCCGGAGCCCGACCGCCCGCGCCGCACCGGCTGGTGGCAGCGCAAGATATTCGGCGAGTGA
- a CDS encoding glutathione S-transferase family protein: MHLVGMLDSPYVRRVAVSLTTLGLPFTHESVSVFRHYPRFQEINPVVKAPSLVTDAGVVLMDSTLILEHAEKLAAPGRSLAPTDLADHARAQRIIGLALAACEKSVQIVYEHQLRPAEKLHQPWLDRVKEQLFAAYRLLEDEIGTTEGWLFGASPLQADITAAIAWTFTTRMIPEVMPADAFPAVARLAARAEAQEAFKAWPYDG, translated from the coding sequence ATGCACCTCGTCGGCATGCTCGATTCGCCCTATGTGCGCCGCGTGGCGGTGTCGCTCACCACTCTCGGCCTGCCTTTCACCCATGAATCCGTGTCGGTGTTCCGTCATTACCCCCGGTTCCAGGAGATCAACCCGGTGGTGAAGGCCCCGTCCCTGGTGACCGATGCCGGCGTGGTGCTGATGGACTCGACCCTCATCCTCGAACATGCCGAGAAGCTGGCGGCGCCCGGCCGCTCGCTCGCGCCGACCGATCTCGCCGACCATGCCCGCGCGCAGCGCATCATCGGGCTGGCGCTCGCCGCCTGCGAGAAGAGCGTGCAGATCGTCTATGAGCATCAGCTGCGCCCAGCAGAGAAGCTGCACCAGCCCTGGCTCGACCGGGTGAAGGAACAGCTCTTCGCCGCCTATCGCCTGCTGGAAGACGAGATCGGCACCACAGAAGGCTGGCTGTTCGGGGCGAGCCCGCTTCAGGCCGACATCACCGCCGCCATCGCCTGGACCTTCACCACACGGATGATCCCCGAGGTGATGCCGGCCGACGCCTTCCCGGCCGTGGCCCGGCTCGCCGCCCGCGCCGAGGCGCAGGAGGCGTTCAAAGCCTGGCCCTATGATGGCTGA
- a CDS encoding transglutaminase-like domain-containing protein encodes MITLNCGYRIEVVCDRPTAAITLLDPHPERAVDILHVDILAVSALGDGSPVPCETYEDGFGNICRRLVIPPGGARFESRINVADPGTLDVFDLNAIEHNPADLPPGVLQFLLPSRYCEVDELSNTAWGLFGSYAPGWNRVQQICNFVHAQIRFDYQCARSTRTAAQALNERVGVCRDFTHLAVALTRAMNIPARYCNGFLGDVGVPPNPAPMDYNAWFEAYIGGHWHTFDARHNVPRIGRVLVARGRDAADIPMLHTFGPHILQRFEVITEEIAA; translated from the coding sequence ATGATCACCCTAAACTGCGGATACCGCATCGAGGTCGTGTGCGACCGGCCGACGGCGGCCATCACTCTTCTCGACCCGCACCCGGAACGGGCGGTGGACATTCTGCATGTCGATATTCTGGCCGTCAGCGCGCTCGGCGATGGCAGCCCGGTTCCCTGCGAGACCTATGAAGACGGTTTCGGCAATATCTGCCGGCGGCTGGTCATCCCGCCGGGCGGCGCGCGCTTCGAGAGCCGCATCAATGTCGCCGATCCCGGCACGCTTGATGTGTTCGACCTCAACGCCATCGAGCACAACCCGGCCGATCTGCCGCCCGGGGTGCTGCAGTTCCTGCTGCCGAGCCGGTATTGTGAGGTGGACGAACTGTCCAATACGGCGTGGGGCCTGTTCGGCAGCTACGCCCCCGGCTGGAACCGGGTGCAGCAGATCTGCAATTTCGTCCACGCGCAAATCCGCTTCGATTATCAGTGCGCACGCAGCACCCGCACCGCCGCGCAGGCGCTCAACGAGAGGGTCGGCGTCTGCCGCGACTTCACCCATCTCGCCGTGGCGCTCACCCGGGCGATGAACATTCCCGCCCGGTACTGCAACGGCTTTCTCGGCGATGTCGGCGTGCCGCCCAACCCGGCGCCGATGGACTATAATGCGTGGTTCGAGGCCTATATTGGCGGCCATTGGCACACCTTCGACGCCCGCCACAACGTGCCGCGCATCGGCCGGGTGCTGGTGGCGCGCGGGCGCGATGCCGCCGATATCCCGATGCTCCACACCTTCGGCCCGCATATTCTGCAGCGCTTCGAGGTGATCACCGAAGAGATCGCGGCCTGA
- a CDS encoding penicillin-binding protein 1A — MRLLLRFLGFMFALGTIVFVVGGAAAGYFAWKFSQDLPDYSQLQNYEPPVMTRVHAADGSLLAEYARERRLYLPIQNIPPLVKEAFISAEDKNFYSHGGIDLTGIGRAVYAFVQNYGSGRRPQGASTITQQVAKNFLLTNEVSIDRKVKEALLALRMERAYSKDKILELYLNEIYLGIGSYGVAAASLLYFDKSVSELTIAEAAYLAALPKGPNNYHPFRRHDAAVERRNWVIDRMAENGYITEQQAEEAKKTDLAVTVRPTGAHIFSAEYFAEEVRREIFERYGEDKLYGGGLSVRTTLNPKLQQYAKQALLDGLTRYDEQRGFRGPVTRIETTGDWGARLADVRTFTDIPWRLAVVLDSDAKGARIGLQPQRDRSGVLSSQRDVGMITADGAKWAVRNAKGGVAGVLKPGDVVYVEPVDGKPDQWRLRQQPQIEGALVAMDPSTGRVLAMAGGFSFDESQFNRATQAMRQPGSSFKPYVYAAAIDNGYTPSSVIMDAPFELAQQGQATWRPENYSGKFYGPQTLRFGIEQSRNVMTVRLANDLGMPLIVEYAKRFGVSDNLLPVLSMSLGAGETTALRMAGGYSMFANGGKRIKPTLIDRVQDRYGKTIYRHDERECRGCDAAGWQGQSEPVLVDRREQVLDPMTAYQITSMLEGVVQRGTGTALKVLGKPIAGKTGTTNEEKDAWFVGYTPELVVAVYLGFDTPKPMGKGSTGGLIAAPVVRDFMKLALADRPAVPFRVPPGIKLIRINPKTGLRAGPGEASILEAFKPGTAPPDSYSIIGATDAAGNPIGINPDADRAVGASGTGGLY; from the coding sequence ATGCGGCTGCTTCTGCGGTTTCTGGGTTTCATGTTCGCGCTGGGCACGATCGTCTTCGTGGTCGGCGGCGCGGCGGCCGGCTATTTTGCGTGGAAGTTCTCGCAGGACCTGCCGGACTACAGCCAGCTGCAGAATTACGAGCCGCCGGTCATGACCCGCGTTCACGCGGCGGACGGCTCGCTGCTGGCCGAATATGCCCGCGAGCGCCGGCTCTATCTGCCGATCCAGAACATTCCGCCGCTGGTGAAGGAAGCCTTCATCTCCGCCGAGGACAAGAACTTCTATTCCCATGGCGGCATCGATCTCACCGGCATCGGTCGCGCGGTCTATGCCTTCGTGCAAAATTACGGCTCCGGCCGCCGCCCGCAGGGCGCCTCCACCATCACCCAGCAGGTAGCGAAGAACTTCCTTCTCACCAACGAGGTCTCCATCGACCGTAAGGTGAAGGAGGCGCTGCTGGCGCTGCGCATGGAGCGCGCGTATTCCAAGGACAAGATCCTCGAACTCTATCTGAACGAGATCTATCTCGGCATTGGCTCCTATGGCGTCGCCGCCGCCTCGCTGCTCTATTTCGACAAGTCGGTTTCCGAGCTGACCATCGCCGAGGCTGCCTATCTCGCCGCCCTGCCCAAAGGACCGAACAATTATCACCCGTTCCGCCGCCACGACGCCGCCGTCGAGCGCCGCAACTGGGTGATCGACCGCATGGCCGAGAACGGCTACATCACCGAGCAGCAGGCCGAGGAGGCGAAGAAGACCGACCTCGCCGTCACCGTGCGTCCAACGGGCGCCCACATCTTCTCCGCCGAATACTTCGCCGAGGAAGTGCGCCGCGAGATCTTCGAGCGCTATGGCGAGGACAAGCTCTATGGCGGCGGCCTGTCGGTGCGCACCACGCTCAACCCCAAGCTCCAGCAATATGCCAAGCAGGCGCTGCTCGATGGTCTGACCCGCTACGACGAACAGCGCGGCTTCCGTGGCCCGGTGACCCGCATCGAGACCACGGGCGACTGGGGCGCGCGCCTTGCGGATGTGCGCACCTTCACGGACATTCCCTGGCGCCTCGCCGTGGTGCTCGATTCCGACGCCAAGGGAGCGCGCATCGGCCTACAGCCGCAGCGCGACCGTTCCGGCGTGCTGAGTTCCCAGCGCGATGTCGGCATGATCACCGCCGACGGCGCCAAATGGGCGGTCCGTAACGCCAAGGGCGGCGTGGCGGGCGTGCTCAAGCCCGGCGATGTCGTCTATGTCGAGCCGGTCGACGGCAAGCCCGACCAGTGGCGCCTGCGCCAGCAGCCGCAGATCGAGGGCGCACTGGTGGCTATGGACCCCTCCACCGGCCGCGTGCTCGCCATGGCGGGCGGATTCTCCTTCGACGAAAGCCAGTTCAACCGCGCCACCCAGGCGATGCGCCAGCCCGGCTCGTCCTTCAAGCCCTATGTCTATGCGGCCGCGATCGACAATGGCTACACGCCGTCCAGCGTGATCATGGACGCGCCGTTCGAACTCGCCCAGCAGGGGCAGGCGACGTGGCGGCCGGAGAATTATTCCGGCAAGTTCTACGGGCCGCAGACCCTGCGCTTCGGCATTGAGCAGTCGCGTAACGTGATGACGGTGCGGCTCGCCAATGATCTCGGCATGCCGCTGATCGTGGAATACGCCAAGCGCTTCGGCGTCTCCGACAATCTGCTCCCCGTGCTCTCCATGTCGCTCGGCGCCGGCGAGACCACGGCGCTGCGCATGGCCGGCGGCTATTCCATGTTCGCCAATGGCGGCAAGCGCATCAAGCCGACGCTGATCGACCGCGTGCAGGACCGCTACGGCAAGACCATCTACCGTCACGACGAGCGCGAATGCCGCGGCTGCGACGCTGCCGGCTGGCAGGGCCAGAGCGAGCCGGTGCTGGTCGACCGCCGCGAGCAGGTGCTCGACCCGATGACCGCCTACCAGATCACCTCGATGCTGGAAGGCGTGGTCCAGCGCGGCACCGGCACGGCGCTGAAGGTGCTCGGCAAGCCGATCGCCGGCAAGACCGGTACCACCAACGAGGAAAAGGACGCCTGGTTCGTCGGCTACACGCCGGAACTCGTCGTTGCGGTCTATCTCGGCTTCGACACGCCCAAGCCCATGGGCAAGGGCTCGACCGGCGGCCTGATCGCCGCCCCGGTCGTGCGCGACTTCATGAAGCTGGCTCTGGCCGACCGTCCGGCGGTGCCGTTCCGCGTGCCGCCCGGCATCAAGCTGATCCGCATCAACCCGAAGACCGGTCTGCGCGCCGGGCCGGGCGAAGCGTCCATCCTTGAAGCCTTCAAGCCCGGCACCGCGCCGCCGGACAGCTATTCGATCATCGGCGCCACCGATGCGGCGGGTAATCCGATCGGCATCAACCCGGATGCCGACCGCGCGGTCGGTGCCAGTGGCACGGGCGGGCTCTACTGA
- a CDS encoding winged helix-turn-helix transcriptional regulator, translating into MRYAYNVYEDRCPTRLVLDRLADKWALLILDRLEDGPVRFNHLRRDIKGISQKVLSQTLKKLERDGLVTRTVYPTVPVTVEYALTPLGRALGETAAALTHWAEHNMDAILAAQAAYDAALVER; encoded by the coding sequence ATGCGCTACGCCTATAATGTCTATGAAGACCGCTGCCCGACGCGGCTGGTGCTGGACCGGCTCGCCGACAAATGGGCGCTGCTGATCCTCGACCGGCTGGAAGACGGGCCGGTGCGCTTCAACCATCTGCGCCGCGACATCAAGGGTATCTCGCAGAAGGTGCTGTCGCAGACGCTGAAAAAGCTGGAGCGCGACGGGCTGGTGACGCGCACGGTTTATCCCACGGTGCCGGTCACGGTGGAATATGCCCTCACCCCGCTCGGTCGCGCGCTGGGCGAGACCGCCGCCGCCCTCACCCATTGGGCCGAGCACAATATGGACGCCATCCTCGCTGCCCAGGCCGCCTACGACGCGGCGCTGGTGGAACGGTAA
- a CDS encoding SDR family oxidoreductase: MAGKILVLGASGHVGRPLVKELLERGETVKAASRSGAAIEGADGVAFAFDRPETYAAAFEGVDRAYVLLPGGVTTPREWLIPVIEAAAARKVKVVLQTALGVDADDSIPYRQVELALIASGTPYVILRPNWFTDNFLNFWKPGIDHAGAIAVPAGEGKSSFIDGRDIAASAASALTTDAFDNKAFNLTGPEALSYAEAAAILAQVIGKPVAYAPVDDDTFVGILTGAGVGEDYARFLASIFYPVREGWTAGVTDAVKTLTGKEPRSVAQWAQDHAAALRS; this comes from the coding sequence ATGGCAGGCAAGATTCTGGTTCTCGGCGCGAGCGGTCATGTGGGACGGCCGCTGGTGAAGGAGTTGCTGGAGCGCGGTGAGACGGTAAAGGCTGCCTCGCGCAGCGGCGCGGCGATCGAGGGCGCGGACGGCGTGGCCTTCGCCTTCGACCGGCCGGAGACCTATGCAGCGGCGTTCGAGGGTGTCGACCGCGCCTATGTGCTGCTGCCGGGCGGCGTCACCACGCCGCGCGAATGGCTGATTCCGGTCATCGAGGCCGCCGCTGCGCGCAAGGTGAAGGTGGTGCTGCAGACCGCGCTCGGCGTCGATGCCGACGATTCCATCCCCTATCGCCAGGTCGAACTGGCGCTCATCGCCTCCGGCACGCCCTATGTGATCCTGCGGCCGAACTGGTTCACCGACAATTTTCTCAATTTCTGGAAGCCGGGCATCGACCATGCCGGCGCCATCGCCGTGCCGGCGGGCGAAGGCAAGTCGAGCTTCATCGACGGGCGCGACATTGCCGCCAGCGCCGCGAGCGCGCTCACCACCGACGCCTTCGACAACAAGGCGTTCAACCTCACCGGTCCGGAGGCGCTGAGCTACGCCGAGGCGGCGGCGATCCTTGCGCAGGTGATCGGCAAGCCGGTCGCCTATGCCCCGGTCGATGACGACACCTTCGTCGGCATTCTCACCGGCGCTGGCGTTGGCGAAGACTATGCCCGCTTCCTCGCCAGCATCTTCTATCCCGTGCGCGAGGGATGGACGGCCGGCGTGACCGACGCGGTGAAGACGCTGACCGGCAAGGAGCCGCGCAGCGTGGCGCAGTGGGCGCAGGACCACGCCGCGGCGCTGCGGTCCTGA